The following proteins are encoded in a genomic region of Triticum aestivum cultivar Chinese Spring unplaced genomic scaffold, IWGSC CS RefSeq v2.1 scaffold11348, whole genome shotgun sequence:
- the LOC123172729 gene encoding disease resistance protein RGA5 codes for MAGIMVSAYTGAVNSLLGKVTTIMGEEFAKLKNLRKEVKFIHDELGSMKDALERLAYVDQLDPQTKSWRNTLRELSYDIEDIIDDFMQNVGDKDKNSGFVYKTIRRLKTLRARHQISGQIGEMKKLVLEARDRHKRYALDKIIPPSSNVVAIDPRVKALYEKNELVDWLVDEEKQLKVVSIVGFGGLGKTTLANEVYHRLKGEFDIGAFVPVSQKPNIPHLLRSLLSQLGVEPSIHACESHLIDKLREVLKSKRYLIIIDDLWDVTSWENIKCAFTENDLGSRVIVTTRSKQVSMACCPTSHDHICRDHILQMKSLSNEDSRRLFFGRIFGSEDACPDQLRDVSFEILKKCDGLPLAIISIAGLLASEGPKKEEWEHVRKSLGSMYGAKLTLDRMREILNLSYKDLPCHLKTCLLYVGMYPEDYTIKRSDLERQWMAEGFVSKENGQDMEKIARNYFNELVNRSLVQPVRFDGSGSVTECKVHDMMLDLILCKCAEENFLTVVDGSQDNTTQKYKVRRLSIRLNGAANATLLQGKISLSQVRSVMIFGWSNIIPPLSNFKFLRVLFVEDYRTIDLTGMSELYQLRYIQIDGTRDYVHIPTQIGGLQQLETFDIRRCASVPSNVVHLPRLLHLRIEHDRGLPDGIGKMKYLRSLDGFNLSVNSLDNFIGLGELTNIRDLTLTGNMVRHTDVLCSSLRKLCSLEFLYICTEGCMDGLSPPCSLQILATSWLPWGCWFSRVPNWMRELHNLRVLRFKVDELLTEDVDIVGELPSLTDLILYVRRPQNEMIAVNGTGAFPVLKRFRLTISSSSCLTFQSGAMPMLQGLYLTFSVKGWKQNGAGPAGIEHLPALEEVSAEILYNGTTESEKCSAESAFRNAVDRHPNNPRIAMKYGCQYRLTGIGL; via the exons ATGGCCGGAATAATGGTGAGCGCTTATACTGGAGCGGTGAACTCCCTCCTGGGTAAGGTGACCACCATCATGGGAGAGGAGTTCGCCAAGCTGAAAAACCTGCGAAAAGAGGTGAAGTTCATCCATGATGAGCTTGGCAGTATGAAGGATGCTCTCGAGAGACTTGCATATGTGGACCAGCTAGATCCACAGACCAAGAGTTGGAGAAACACACTGAGGGAGTTGTCTTATGACATCGAGGACATCATCGATGACTTCATGCAAAACGTTGGGGACAAAGACAAGAACTCCGGGTTTGTCTACAAGACCATTCGACGTCTCAAAACTTTAAGAGCTCGACACCAAATTTCTGGACAGATCGGAGAGATGAAGAAACTTGTGCTAGAGGCAAGGGACCGCCACAAAAGATATGCCCTTGATAAGATTATCCCCCCATCAAGTAATGTTGTTGCCATTGACCCACGAGTAAAAGCACTCTATGAAAAGAATGAACTTGTAGATTGGCTAGTTGATGAGGAGAAGCAGTTGAAGGTAGTATCAATTGTGGGATTTGGAGGTCTAGGGAAAACAACACTTGCCAATGAGGTATACCATAGGCTGAAGGGAGAATTTGACATTGGTGCATTCGTGCCAGTGTCTCAAAAACCTAACATTCCACATCTTCTCCGTAGTTTACTATCCCAACTTGGGGTAGAGCCATCTATTCATGCCTGCGAGTCACATCTTATTGACAAGCTCAGAGAAGTTCTAAAGAGTAAGAG GTACTTGATAATAATTGATGATCTATGGGATGTAACATCCTGGGAAAATATTAAATGTGCTTTCACAGAAAATGATCTTGGCAGCAGAGTGATAGTAACCACAAGAAGTAAACAAGTTTCTATGGCATGTTGCCCCACTAGCCATGATCACATTTGTCGTGATCACATTTTGCAAATGAAGTCCCTTAGCAATGAAGACTCAAGAAGGCTATTTTTTGGCAGGATATTTGGCTCAGAAGATGCTTGCCCTGACCAGCTCAGAGATGTTTCTTTTGAAATTCTCAAAAAATGTGATGGCTTGCCCCTTGCAATTATTAGCATAGCAGGCTTGCTAGCAAGTGAAGGTCCCAAAAAAGAGGAGTGGGAACATGTACGGAAATCTTTGGGCTCAATGTATGGGGCAAAACTCACACTAGATAGGATGAGAGAAATCTTGAACCTCAGCTACAAAGACCTTCCATGTCATCTGAAGACATGCTTGTTATATGTTGGTATGTATCCGGAGGACTACACAATAAAGAGGTCGGATCTGGAACGCCAATGGATGGCGGAAGGTTTTGTTAGTAAAGAAAATGGACAAGACATGGAGAAAATTGCTAGAAACTATTTCAATGAGCTTGTCAATAGGAGCCTTGTTCAACCCGTAAGATTTGACGGCAGTGGGTCGGTGACAGAATGCAAAGTACACGATATGATGCTCGATCTTATCCTGTGTAAGTGTGCAGAAGAGAATTTTCTCACTGTAGTGGATGGTTCGCAAGACAATACAACACAGAAATACAAGGTCCGTCGGCTGTCTATTCGCTTGAATGGTGCAGCTAATGCAACATTATTACAGGGGAAAATTAGTTTGTCACAGGTTCGGTCCGTTATGATCTTTGGATGGTCTAATATTATACCTCCTCTGTCAAATTTCAAATTCCTCCGAGTTCTTTTTGTCGAGGATTACAGGACAATCGACCTCACTGGGATGAGCGAACTATATCAGCTAAGATATATACAGATTGATGGCACTCGTGATTATGTACACATACCAACACAGATTGGAGGGCTCCAACAATTAGAAACATTTGATATACGTCGTTGTGCTAGTGTTCCATCAAATGTAGTTCATTTGCCACGCCTGTTACATCTGCGTATTGAACATGATAGAGGGCTGCCTGATGGGATTGGCAAAATGAAATACCTGAGATCTCTTGATGGTTTTAATTTATCAGTAAACTCACTAGACAACTtcattggccttggagagctgaCCAATATAAGAGATCTAACTCTCACCGGAAACATGGTGAGACATACGGATGTTCTATGCTCTTCTTTGAGAAAACTTTGTAGCCTCGAGTTCCTGTACATATGTACCGAAGGATGCATGGATGGCTTGTCTCCTCCCTGCAGCCTTCAAATCCTCGCCACAAGCTGGTTACCATGGGGTTGTTGGTTTTCCAGGGTCCCTAACTGGATGAGGGAACTTCATAACCTGCGTGTGTTGCGATTCAAAGTTGATGAGCTGCTCACGGAGGATGTTGATATTGTTGGGGAGTTGCCATCCCTCACAGACCTTATTTTATATGTACGAAGACCCCAAAATGAAATGATTGCTGTCAATGGAACAGGAGCATTCCCTGTTCTCAAACGCTTTCGACTCACCATCAGTAGCTCATCATGCCTGACATTTCAGTCTGGGGCAATGCCCATGCTCCAGGGACTCTATTTAACTTTCAGCGTCAAAGGATGGAAGCAGAACGGGGCTGGACCAGCCGGCATCGAGCACTTGCCTGCACTTGAAGAGGTGTCTGCAGAAATCCTCTACAATGGTACTACAGAATCTGAAAAATGCAGCGCTGAATCCGCCTTTAGGAATGCTGTCGACAGGCATCCCAACAATCCTCGCATC GCTATGAAATATGGATGCCAATATCGGTTAACTGGGATAGGTTTGTGA